Proteins from a genomic interval of Gossypium raimondii chloroplast, complete genome:
- the psbC gene encoding photosystem II 44 kDa protein, with the protein MKTLYSLRRFYPVETLFNGTLALAGRDQETTGFAWWAGNARLINLSGKLLGAHVAHAGLIVFWAGAMNLFEVAHFVPEKPMYEQGLILLPHLATLGWGVGPGGEVIDTFPYFVSGVLHLISSAVLGFGGIYHALLGPETLEESFPFFGYVWKDRNKMTTILGIHLILLGIGAFLLVFKALYFGGVYDTWAPGGGDVRKITNLTLSPSVIFGYLLKSPFGGEGWIVSVDDLEDIIGGHVWLGSICIFGGIWHILTKPFAWARRALVWSGEAYLSYSLGALSVFGFIACCFVWFNNTAYPSEFYGPTGPEASQAQAFTFLVRDQRLGANVGSAQGPTGLGKYLMRSPTGEVIFGGETMRFWDLRAPWLEPLRGPNGLDLSRLKKDIQPWQERRSAEYMTHAPLGSLNSVGGVATEINAVNYVSPRSWLATSHFVLGFFLFVGHLWHAGRARAAAAGFEKGIDRDFEPVLSMTPLN; encoded by the coding sequence ATGAAAACCTTATATTCCCTGAGGAGGTTCTACCCCGTGGAAACGCTCTTTAATGGAACTTTAGCTTTAGCCGGTCGTGACCAAGAAACCACCGGTTTCGCTTGGTGGGCCGGGAATGCCCGGCTTATCAATTTATCCGGTAAACTATTGGGGGCTCATGTAGCCCATGCCGGATTAATCGTATTCTGGGCCGGAGCAATGAACCTATTTGAAGTGGCTCATTTTGTCCCAGAAAAACCCATGTACGAACAAGGATTAATTTTACTTCCCCACCTAGCTACTCTAGGCTGGGGGGTAGGTCCTGGCGGAGAAGTTATAGACACCTTTCCATACTTTGTATCTGGAGTACTTCACTTAATTTCCTCTGCTGTATTGGGCTTTGGCGGTATTTATCATGCACTTCTGGGACCTGAAACTCTTGAAGAATCTTTTCCATTTTTCGGTTATGTATGGAAAGATAGAAATAAAATGACCACAATTTTGGGTATTCACTTAATTTTGCTAGGTATAGGTGCTTTTCTTCTAGTATTCAAGGCTCTTTATTTTGGGGGCGTATACGATACCTGGGCTCCGGGAGGGGGAGATGTAAGAAAAATTACCAACTTGACTCTTAGCCCAAGTGTTATATTTGGTTATTTACTAAAATCGCCCTTTGGAGGCGAAGGGTGGATTGTTAGTGTGGACGATTTGGAAGATATAATTGGAGGACATGTATGGTTAGGTTCCATTTGTATATTTGGTGGAATCTGGCATATCTTAACCAAACCTTTTGCATGGGCTCGCCGTGCACTTGTATGGTCGGGAGAGGCTTACTTGTCTTATAGTTTAGGTGCTTTATCCGTTTTTGGTTTCATTGCTTGTTGCTTTGTCTGGTTCAATAATACCGCTTATCCTAGTGAGTTTTACGGGCCCACTGGACCAGAAGCTTCTCAAGCTCAAGCATTTACTTTTCTAGTTAGAGACCAACGTCTTGGGGCTAACGTGGGATCCGCTCAAGGGCCTACTGGGTTAGGTAAATATCTAATGCGTTCCCCGACCGGAGAAGTCATTTTTGGAGGGGAAACTATGCGCTTTTGGGATCTGCGTGCTCCTTGGTTAGAACCTCTAAGAGGTCCCAATGGTTTGGACTTGAGTAGGTTGAAAAAAGACATACAACCTTGGCAAGAACGGCGTTCTGCGGAATATATGACGCATGCTCCTTTAGGGTCTTTAAATTCTGTAGGTGGCGTAGCTACCGAGATCAATGCAGTTAATTATGTCTCTCCGAGAAGTTGGTTAGCTACCTCTCATTTTGTTCTAGGATTCTTCCTATTCGTGGGTCATTTATGGCACGCGGGAAGAGCTCGCGCAGCCGCAGCGGGATTTGAAAAAGGAATTGATCGTGATTTTGAGCCTGTTCTTTCCATGACTCCTCTTAACTGA
- the psbZ gene encoding photosystem II protein Z (photosystem II reaction center Z protein; YCF9) has product MTIAFQLAVFALIATSSILLISVPVVFASPDGWLSNKNIVFSGTSLWIGLVFLVGILNSLIS; this is encoded by the coding sequence ATGACTATTGCTTTCCAATTGGCTGTTTTTGCATTAATTGCTACTTCGTCAATCTTACTGATTAGTGTACCTGTTGTATTTGCTTCTCCTGATGGTTGGTTGAGTAACAAAAATATTGTATTTTCCGGTACATCTTTATGGATTGGATTAGTTTTTCTAGTGGGTATCCTTAATTCTCTTATTTCTTGA
- the rps14 gene encoding ribosomal protein S14 (30S ribosomal protein S14), with amino-acid sequence MAKKSLIHREKKRLKLEQKYHLIRRSSKKEISKVPSLSEKWKIHGKLQSSPRNSAPTRLHRRCFSTGRPRANYRDFGLSGHILREMVHACLLPGATRSSW; translated from the coding sequence ATGGCAAAGAAAAGTTTGATTCATAGGGAGAAGAAGAGGCTAAAATTGGAACAAAAATATCATTTGATTCGTCGATCCTCAAAAAAAGAAATAAGCAAAGTTCCGTCGTTGAGTGAGAAATGGAAAATTCATGGAAAGTTACAATCCTCACCACGAAATAGCGCACCCACACGTCTTCATCGACGTTGCTTTTCGACCGGAAGACCGAGAGCTAACTATCGAGACTTTGGACTATCCGGACACATACTTCGTGAAATGGTTCACGCATGTTTGTTGCCGGGGGCAACAAGATCAAGTTGGTAA
- the psaB gene encoding photosystem I P700 apoprotein A2: MALRFPRFSQGLAQDPTTRRIWFGIATAHDFESHDDITEERLYQNIFASHFGQLAIIFLWTSGNLFHVAWQGNFEAWVQDPLHVRPIAHAIWDPHFGQPAVEAFTRGGAPGPVNIAYSGVYQWWYTIGLRTNEDLYTGALFLLFLSALSLIAGWLHLQPKWKPSVSWFKNAESRLNHHLSGLFGVSSLAWTGHLVHVAIPGSRGEYVRWNNFLDVLPHPQGLGPFFSGQWNLYAQNPDSSSHLFGTSQGSGTAILTLLGGFHPQTQSLWLTDIAHHHLAIAILFLIAGHMYRTNFGIGHSIKDLLEAHIPPGGRLGRGHKGLYDTINNSIHFQLGLALASLGVITSLVAQHMYSLPAYAFIAQDFTTQAALYTHHQYIAGFIMTGAFAHGAIFFIRDYNPEQNEDNVLARMLDHKEAIISHLSWASLFLGFHTLGLYVHNDVMLAFGTPEKQILIEPIFAQWIQSAHGKTSYGFDVLLSSTNGPAFNAGRSIWLPGWLNAVNENSNSLFLTIGPGDFLVHHAIALGLHTTTLILVKGALDARGSKLMPDKKDFGYSFPCDGPGRGGTCDISAWDAFYLAVFWMLNTIGWVTFYWHWKHITLWQGNVSQFNESSTYLMGWLRDYLWLNSSQLINGYNPFGMNSLSVWAWMFLFGHLVWATGFMFLISWRGYWQELIETLAWAHERTPLANLIRWRDKPVALSIVQARLVGLAHFSVGYIFTYAAFLIASTSGKFG, translated from the coding sequence ATGGCATTAAGATTTCCAAGGTTTAGCCAAGGATTAGCTCAGGACCCCACTACTCGTCGTATTTGGTTTGGTATTGCTACCGCGCATGACTTCGAGAGTCATGATGATATTACTGAGGAACGTCTTTATCAGAATATTTTTGCTTCTCACTTCGGGCAATTAGCAATAATTTTTCTGTGGACTTCCGGAAATCTGTTTCATGTAGCTTGGCAGGGAAATTTTGAGGCATGGGTACAGGATCCTTTACATGTAAGGCCGATTGCTCATGCAATTTGGGATCCTCATTTTGGTCAACCGGCGGTGGAAGCTTTTACTAGAGGGGGCGCTCCTGGTCCAGTGAATATCGCTTACTCTGGTGTTTATCAGTGGTGGTATACAATCGGGTTACGTACTAATGAAGATCTTTATACTGGAGCCCTTTTTCTATTATTTCTTTCTGCTCTATCCTTAATAGCGGGTTGGTTACACCTACAACCGAAATGGAAACCGAGCGTTTCGTGGTTCAAAAACGCCGAATCTCGTCTTAATCATCATTTGTCAGGACTATTCGGAGTAAGTTCCTTGGCTTGGACAGGGCACTTAGTCCATGTCGCTATTCCTGGATCCCGGGGGGAATATGTTCGATGGAATAATTTCTTAGATGTATTACCGCATCCCCAAGGGTTAGGCCCATTTTTTTCAGGTCAGTGGAATCTTTATGCTCAAAACCCCGATTCAAGTAGTCATTTATTTGGTACCTCCCAAGGATCAGGAACTGCCATTCTAACCCTTCTCGGGGGATTCCATCCACAAACGCAAAGTTTATGGCTGACTGATATTGCACACCATCATTTAGCTATTGCAATTCTTTTCCTAATAGCGGGTCACATGTATAGAACTAACTTCGGAATTGGTCACAGTATAAAAGATCTTTTAGAAGCACATATTCCTCCGGGAGGACGATTGGGGCGGGGGCATAAGGGTCTTTATGACACAATCAATAATTCGATTCATTTTCAATTAGGCCTTGCTCTAGCTTCTTTAGGGGTTATTACGTCCTTGGTAGCTCAACACATGTACTCTTTACCTGCTTATGCGTTCATAGCACAAGACTTTACTACTCAAGCTGCGTTATATACCCATCACCAATACATCGCAGGATTCATCATGACAGGAGCTTTTGCCCACGGAGCTATATTTTTTATTAGAGATTACAATCCGGAACAGAATGAGGATAATGTATTGGCAAGAATGTTAGACCATAAAGAAGCTATCATATCCCATTTAAGTTGGGCCAGCCTCTTTCTGGGATTCCATACTTTGGGACTTTATGTGCATAATGATGTCATGCTTGCTTTTGGGACTCCGGAGAAACAAATCTTGATCGAACCCATATTTGCCCAATGGATCCAATCTGCTCATGGTAAAACTTCATACGGGTTCGATGTGCTTTTATCTTCAACGAATGGCCCAGCATTCAATGCGGGTCGAAGCATATGGTTGCCTGGCTGGTTAAATGCTGTTAATGAAAATAGTAATTCACTATTCTTAACAATAGGTCCTGGAGACTTCTTGGTTCATCATGCTATTGCTCTAGGTTTACATACAACTACATTGATCTTAGTAAAGGGCGCTTTAGATGCGCGCGGTTCCAAGTTAATGCCGGATAAAAAGGATTTCGGTTATAGTTTTCCTTGCGATGGTCCGGGGCGAGGGGGTACTTGTGATATTTCGGCGTGGGACGCATTTTATTTGGCGGTTTTCTGGATGTTAAATACCATTGGATGGGTTACTTTTTATTGGCATTGGAAACACATCACATTATGGCAGGGTAACGTCTCACAGTTTAATGAATCTTCCACTTATTTGATGGGATGGTTAAGAGATTATCTATGGTTAAACTCTTCACAACTTATCAATGGGTATAACCCATTTGGTATGAATAGTTTATCAGTCTGGGCGTGGATGTTCTTATTTGGACATCTTGTTTGGGCTACCGGATTTATGTTCTTAATTTCTTGGCGCGGATATTGGCAAGAATTGATTGAAACTTTAGCATGGGCTCATGAACGCACACCTTTAGCTAATTTGATTCGATGGAGAGATAAACCAGTGGCTCTTTCTATTGTGCAGGCAAGATTGGTTGGATTAGCCCACTTTTCTGTAGGTTATATATTTACTTATGCGGCTTTCTTGATTGCCTCTACATCGGGCAAATTTGGTTAA
- the psaA gene encoding photosystem I P700 apoprotein A1, with protein sequence MIIRSPEPEVKILVDRDPVKTSFEEWARPGHFSRTIAKGPDTTTWIWNLHADAHDFDSHTSDLEEISRKIFSAHFGQLSIIFLWLSGMYFHGARFSNYEAWLSDPTHIGPSAQVVWPIVGQEILNGDVGGGFRGIQITSGFFQIWRASGITSELQLYCTAIGALVFAALMLFAGWFHYHKAAPKLAWFQDVESMLNHHLAGLLGLGSLSWAGHQVHVSLPINQFLNAGVDPKEIPLPHEFILNRDLLAQLYPSFAEGATPFFTLNWSKYAEFLTFRGGLDPVTGGLWLTDIAHHHLAIAILFLIAGHMYKTNWGIGHSLKDILEAHKGPFTGQGHKGLYEILTTSWHAQLSLNLAMLGSLTIVVAHHMYSMPPYPYLATDYGTQLSLFTHHMWIGGFLIVGAAAHAAIFMVRDYDPTTRYNDLLDRVLRHRDAIISHLNWVCIFLGFHSFGLYIHNDTMSALGRPQDMFSDTAIQLQPVFAQWIQNTHTLAPGATAPGATASTSLTWGGGDLVAVGGKVALLPIPLGTADFLVHHIHAFTIHVTVLILLKGVLFARSSRLIPDKANLGFRFPCDGPGRGGTCQVSAWDHVFLGLFWMYNSISVVIFHFSWKMQSDVWGTISDQGVVTHITGGNFAQSSITINGWLRDFLWAQASQVIQSYGSSLSAYGLLFLGAHFVWAFSLMFLFSGRGYWQELIESIVWAHNKLKVAPATQPRALSIVQGRAVGVTHYLLGGIATTWAFFLARIIAVG encoded by the coding sequence ATGATTATTCGTTCGCCGGAACCAGAAGTAAAAATTTTGGTAGATAGGGATCCCGTAAAAACTTCTTTCGAGGAATGGGCTAGGCCGGGCCATTTCTCAAGAACAATAGCTAAGGGACCCGATACTACCACTTGGATCTGGAACCTACATGCCGATGCTCACGATTTCGATAGCCATACCAGTGATTTGGAGGAGATCTCTCGCAAAATATTTAGTGCCCATTTCGGCCAACTCTCCATCATCTTTCTTTGGCTGAGCGGCATGTATTTCCACGGTGCTCGTTTTTCCAATTATGAAGCATGGCTCAGCGATCCTACTCACATTGGACCTAGCGCCCAGGTGGTTTGGCCAATAGTGGGCCAAGAAATCTTGAATGGCGATGTGGGTGGGGGTTTCCGAGGAATACAAATAACCTCTGGTTTTTTTCAGATTTGGCGAGCATCTGGAATAACTAGTGAATTACAACTCTATTGTACCGCAATCGGTGCATTGGTCTTTGCGGCCTTAATGCTTTTTGCCGGTTGGTTCCATTATCACAAAGCGGCCCCAAAATTGGCTTGGTTCCAAGATGTAGAATCTATGTTGAATCACCATTTAGCAGGGCTACTGGGGCTTGGGTCCCTTTCTTGGGCGGGGCATCAAGTACATGTATCTTTACCGATAAACCAATTTCTAAATGCTGGAGTAGACCCTAAAGAGATCCCACTTCCCCATGAATTTATCTTGAATCGTGATCTTTTGGCTCAACTTTATCCCAGTTTTGCCGAGGGAGCAACCCCATTTTTTACCTTGAATTGGTCAAAATATGCGGAATTTCTTACTTTTCGTGGAGGATTAGATCCAGTGACTGGGGGTCTATGGTTGACTGATATTGCACACCATCATTTAGCTATTGCAATTCTTTTCCTAATAGCGGGTCACATGTATAAGACCAACTGGGGCATTGGGCATAGCCTAAAAGATATTTTAGAGGCTCATAAAGGTCCATTTACAGGCCAAGGGCATAAAGGACTATATGAAATCCTAACAACATCATGGCATGCTCAATTATCTCTTAACTTAGCTATGTTAGGCTCTTTAACCATTGTTGTAGCTCACCATATGTATTCCATGCCCCCTTATCCATATCTAGCTACTGACTATGGTACACAACTGTCATTGTTCACACATCACATGTGGATTGGTGGATTTCTGATAGTGGGTGCCGCTGCGCATGCAGCCATTTTTATGGTAAGAGACTATGATCCAACTACTCGATACAACGATCTATTAGATCGTGTCCTTAGGCATCGTGATGCAATCATATCACATCTCAACTGGGTATGTATATTTCTAGGCTTTCACAGTTTTGGTTTGTATATTCATAATGATACCATGAGCGCTTTAGGGCGTCCACAAGATATGTTTTCAGATACCGCTATACAATTACAACCCGTCTTTGCTCAATGGATACAAAACACCCATACTTTAGCACCCGGTGCAACGGCTCCTGGTGCAACAGCGAGCACCAGTTTGACCTGGGGAGGCGGTGATTTAGTGGCAGTAGGGGGCAAAGTTGCTTTGTTACCTATTCCATTAGGAACCGCAGATTTTTTGGTCCATCACATTCATGCATTTACGATTCATGTGACGGTATTGATACTCCTGAAAGGTGTTCTATTTGCTCGCAGCTCGCGTTTGATACCGGATAAAGCAAATCTCGGTTTTCGTTTCCCTTGTGACGGGCCTGGAAGAGGGGGGACATGTCAAGTATCCGCTTGGGATCATGTCTTCTTAGGACTATTCTGGATGTACAATTCAATTTCGGTAGTAATATTCCATTTCAGTTGGAAAATGCAGTCAGATGTTTGGGGTACTATAAGTGATCAAGGGGTGGTAACTCATATCACAGGAGGAAATTTTGCGCAGAGTTCTATTACTATTAATGGGTGGCTACGCGATTTCTTATGGGCACAAGCATCCCAGGTAATTCAGTCTTATGGTTCTTCATTATCTGCATATGGCCTTCTTTTCTTAGGTGCTCATTTTGTATGGGCTTTTAGTTTAATGTTTCTATTCAGCGGACGTGGTTATTGGCAAGAACTTATTGAATCCATCGTTTGGGCTCATAATAAATTAAAAGTTGCTCCTGCTACTCAGCCTAGAGCCTTGAGCATTGTACAAGGACGTGCTGTAGGGGTAACCCATTACCTTCTGGGTGGAATTGCCACAACATGGGCATTCTTCTTAGCAAGAATTATTGCAGTAGGATAA